ACATCCATTTTGGTGATTTCTTTTTCCATACAACCGGACAAAATAAAAGGAAAAACAAAGTACAAAGACAAAAATGTTTTACGTTTCATATTACCCTCCAATGAAATCGTTTGGCTATAGGGTATTTTTTGTCACAATGTATAAACTTATTCATTTTATGAAAAGTTGTCTTCCCTTAGTCTTAGTCTTGATCTTGCTTCGTTTGATTTATTAATTTTTCTACTTGTTCTTGTTCTTTTTTAGAAAGCTTCATGATAAATCGGAAAGCAAAGAAAGCTGCTATAGTAAAAATGATCATTGTAATCGCAGCAGGTATATATTCTGACTTATCCTCAGGAAAATATAAAAATAATCCAAAAATAGGAAATAATTGATTCATGTTTTCACGACCTTTCTTCCTCCTAACTATAGCAAGTTTTAGACGAATTCACTAGCTATTAAAAGTATAGTCAAGAAACAGTCACAAATGCGATTTTAAAGCCTTCATGGTACTATAAAAGATATAAAATAAATATCCAAGGGGTGAGAATAATGGATGAAAAGAAAATCGGAGATGTTGTAACAGGCATTTATAAAACAGGTAAATACATTGGTGTTATTACCGACATTAAACCTATGCATTATTTAGTACAAGTTAAAGCTGTCCTAAAGCACCCACAACAAGGTGATTTACATAATCCAAAACAGGTGGATGTCCAATTTTTTCACGAGAGAAGGGCATTGGCTTACAACGAACAAACAAACGTTCCAAAACAGATGGTAAAACGATTCGAAGACGAAATTCCAGAATATCAGCAGTCGCTAAGAAAAGCGCTGGATGTTATGAAGAAAGAACTTGAAGAAAATAATATTGAATGGGCTAAGGAATCCCTGAAAAGGGTTGATGTTCTTGAGAAAGAGTATTTCCCTCATTAATTGAAAGATGTTTACTCAATAACAATATTTAGCATTTACTTTTAAATATTGTTATTGAGCTTTTTTCATATACATAATTTTGTACATTATTTCTGCTTTATGTTGCATATTTATTTAATACCTTTGACAGATCAATTCGATCACCTATTGTTGTTGGGGATGGCTTTTGCAAGTACCTTTTATCCTCTTCAACTAATTTAAATAAATTGTACGTAGTTAGGGCATCATCTAATGCACGGTGATGTTTACCGGTAGCCTTTTTCCCATATTCCTCAACAGCCTTCCATAAGCCGGTTTGATTACGATCACCAAAAAACTTTTTATATTCCATTGATAAATCTCTAAATTTTCCTGTGAATGGAAATTCTTCACTACTCATTTGGCAATTATGACGGAGCACCTTCATATCCATATTGCCCCAAGTAATAACAGTTGTTGATGATCCATTATTATAATCATTTAGTACAGCTAAAAGCTCTGAAAAAGTCATTCCTTGATCAATTTTATTTTGCGAAATTTGCAGAAAAGTTTTACATCGCTCAGTTAATAAGGGGAATTTGTTCGGTTTAACATATGAGGAGAATTGCTCTTCAATTTGTTGGTTCTTAACAGAAACAATACCCACTTCAATAATTTCTGGATAAAAGCCCTTTGGATTCGCTTTTCCTTCCGGCATGGTAAATTCAAAATCAATAAATAATAATTGCTCTTGTCCCTCCAATCTGTTTCGCTCCTCCTTTAGTTTATTTTATTTAAACGTTAAGAAAATATTGGCAACATAGAAAAGTTTTTTACGTAGGTAATCAACATCCATAAGGGCTACTACTCATCACGCTTCGCCTTTCAGGCTCGCCAATCAACGAGTTTTCTTTATACGTTAAATAGGTATGAATTGGCAGCAAAGAGGGTTGATTCGACGTAGTGGCCAATTCTAAGTATGAAGTATAAGGGCAACTACGTTTCTGTCTTCGCCTTTCAGGCTCGCCAATCAACGAGTTTTCTTTATTATATCACCGATGCATTAAAAAGAACTTTAATTTTTCCAAAAATAATGAATTGTCCCTTGACTATTTTTAATTGACTAGATGATTATCTTTACTCTATCTTACAATATATTCAGCAACGATCATTATTAGGTATAATTTTAAATTGACTGTTGAAATTTATTGAGTTTTTCCGATATATAACATATAAATTGTTTATTCGTTTTGTCTCTGTTGTGTCGTTATAGAGCAGAATAAGTAGAAAGAAAGTGAATCAGTATGCGACATTTATTTGGTTGGGCTTGTATCTTTACTATGGTACCAATCTTCATCATATGTGTTTTTGTGGCAGGTAAAGAATCTCAAGCTATTAAAGGGATTAGTACCATATTGGATGAAAAAATACCCATTGAATCTGTTGATTTAGCACAAAACAGTTATGTATATGATCATGAGGGTCGCCTTATTTCAGAAATAACATCAAATCAACAAAATCGGATTTATGTTAAATACGAAAACATCCCTGAGATCGTAAAAAAAGCTTATCTCATTTCAGAAGATCAGCGTTTCTTTGACCATATAGGCTTTGATGCTGCTGGTATGTTTCGAGCAGTATTAATTAACGCGAAATCTGAATCGGTGGAGCAAGGCGGAAGCACTATTACTCAACAGCTGGCTAGAAACGTTTATTTAAATCACGAACAATCTTATAATCGAAAGCTGAGCGAACTCCTTTATTCCTATCAACTTGAAAAATCCTTTACAAAAGAACAAATATTTGAATACTACTTAAATGCTATTTATTTCGCTAATGGTCAGTATGGAATTGGAACAGCAGCAGATTTTTATTTTAATAAACAAATTCACGAACTACATCTAGCTGAACTTATCTTTATTAGTGCCGTACCAAATAATCCCACACAATACGATCCAGTTAAAAATTATAAAGCAACAAAAGTAAGACAAGAAAGATTACTACAAACTCTATATGAATTCGGAGCTATTACAGCGGAAGAGAGAGAGACCGCAACAAATTTTCCTATAAAACTTTCTATAAAGAAGGAAGTAGATATTCAACCAGATTATGTAACATATGTTCACCATGAGTTAAAGCAGTTGGTTGCTGCAAAAGAAGGATTAAAGGATCATAACCAAATAAATACACGTGTAAATGACATTTTAAGTCAAGGTGTGATCATTTATACAGCGTTAGAAAGTGAACGTCAAAATAAACTTGTTCAATCAATTAACACTTACATTCAATCCGATGATATTCAAGGTGCTGCTGCAGTCATTAATCATCAATCACATCAAATTGTTGCCCTTGCTGGAGGCACAAACTATAATAAATTTGAATTTAACCGCGCTTTTCAAGCTTATAGGCAACCCGGCTCTTCTATTAAACCATTACTGGATTATGCACCTTATATAGATGTAACCGGAGCAACTACCAAATCCCGAATCAACGCAGGCAGATTTTGCAGTGGTGGCTATTGTCCCAAAAATTATAGCGGAAGAAATTATGGCATGGTTTCATTGGAAACGGCTTTAAAATACTCCTATAACACTGCTGCAGTGCGGATGCTTCATGAAATTGGAATTGAAAAAGGTTTTTCTTACTTAGCGCCATTTAATTTTGCGAAAATCTCAAAACAAGATTATCACCTTCCAGCTGCCATTGGTGGGATGATGTATGGAATTTCTCCCCTTGAATTAACAAATGCATACACTACTTTTGGCAATAACGGTATATATTATGAAAATCATGCTATTGTTAAAGTAAC
This genomic stretch from Metabacillus sp. B2-18 harbors:
- a CDS encoding kinase-associated lipoprotein B encodes the protein MDEKKIGDVVTGIYKTGKYIGVITDIKPMHYLVQVKAVLKHPQQGDLHNPKQVDVQFFHERRALAYNEQTNVPKQMVKRFEDEIPEYQQSLRKALDVMKKELEENNIEWAKESLKRVDVLEKEYFPH
- the kapD gene encoding 3'-5' exonuclease KapD; protein product: MPEGKANPKGFYPEIIEVGIVSVKNQQIEEQFSSYVKPNKFPLLTERCKTFLQISQNKIDQGMTFSELLAVLNDYNNGSSTTVITWGNMDMKVLRHNCQMSSEEFPFTGKFRDLSMEYKKFFGDRNQTGLWKAVEEYGKKATGKHHRALDDALTTYNLFKLVEEDKRYLQKPSPTTIGDRIDLSKVLNKYAT
- a CDS encoding transglycosylase domain-containing protein, with the protein product MRHLFGWACIFTMVPIFIICVFVAGKESQAIKGISTILDEKIPIESVDLAQNSYVYDHEGRLISEITSNQQNRIYVKYENIPEIVKKAYLISEDQRFFDHIGFDAAGMFRAVLINAKSESVEQGGSTITQQLARNVYLNHEQSYNRKLSELLYSYQLEKSFTKEQIFEYYLNAIYFANGQYGIGTAADFYFNKQIHELHLAELIFISAVPNNPTQYDPVKNYKATKVRQERLLQTLYEFGAITAEERETATNFPIKLSIKKEVDIQPDYVTYVHHELKQLVAAKEGLKDHNQINTRVNDILSQGVIIYTALESERQNKLVQSINTYIQSDDIQGAAAVINHQSHQIVALAGGTNYNKFEFNRAFQAYRQPGSSIKPLLDYAPYIDVTGATTKSRINAGRFCSGGYCPKNYSGRNYGMVSLETALKYSYNTAAVRMLHEIGIEKGFSYLAPFNFAKISKQDYHLPAAIGGMMYGISPLELTNAYTTFGNNGIYYENHAIVKVTDQTGKTLYEWGENPIRVWKETTNKQMRSLLSAVVSSGTGKKAAMNKSYVGGKTGTSNDYHDLWFAGLTDQYTGVVWIGKDQPANIRSVYDRGSHLLIWKEMMK